One window of Pyrus communis chromosome 12, drPyrComm1.1, whole genome shotgun sequence genomic DNA carries:
- the LOC137710795 gene encoding urea-proton symporter DUR3-like, with translation MASSWSQCPPFEFSSKYYHVAGDGGGCVRQSSFFGGKPVLNQGVGYSVILGFGAFFAVFTSFLVWLEKRYVGSKHTSEWFNTAGRSVKTGLIASVIVSQWTWAATILQSSNVAWEYGVSGPFWYASGATIQVLLFGIIAIEIKRKAPHAHTVCEIVKARWGTAAHIVFLSFCFLTNIIVTAMLLLGGSAVVNALTGVNIYAASFLIPLGVIVYTLAGGLKATFLASYIHSVIVHVVLVIFVYLVYTASSELGSPSIVYNRLVEVASKSRICQEPVSHHGQSCGPASGNYKGSYLTMLSSGGLVFGIINIVGNFGTVFVDNGYWVSAIAARPSSTHKGYLLGGLVWFAVPFSLATSLGLGALALDLPLTESEASRGLVPPATAIALMGKGGSVLLLTMLFMAVTSAGSSELIAVSSLCTYDIYRTYIDPNADGKKILKVSRGVILAFGCFMGLLAVILNKAGVSLGWMYLAMGVLIGSAVIPIAFMLLWRKANAIGAILGATVGCVLGIITWLSVTKIEYGRINLDTTGRNAPMLAGNLVSILSGGAIHAICSFLSPQNYDWGTTKKITVVEKATSDLPAEEYKEEKLLRAKAWIVKWGVGFTVVIVLLWPLLSLPAGDFSIGYFTFWAVIAIAWGTIGSVAIIALPVIESWETIQSIILGMFTNDRLMEKVEEMNLKLHTIMLAIPESEKIYLLEKEKAKKKEALEQGSHSLSAAGQP, from the exons ATGGCTAGCTCTTGGTCTCAGTGTCCGCCTTTCGAGTTTTCGAGCAAGTACTATCACGTGGCCGGAGACGGAGGTGGCTGTGTGAGGCAAAGCAGCTTCTTTGGAGGCAAACCAGTGCTTAATCAGGGCGTGGGGTATTCTGTTATTCTTGGCTTTGGAGCCTTCTTTGCTGTCTTCACATCCTTCTTG GTATGGCTGGAGAAGCGATATGTTGGTTCCAAGCACACATCTGAATGGTTCAACACTGCAGGAAGAAGTGTTAAAACAGGACTCATTGCCAGTGTGATTGTCTCCCAG TGGACTTGGGCTGCTACAATCTTGCAAAGTTCAAATGTTGCTTGGGAGTATGGAGTAAGTGGACCTTTCTGGTATGCTAGCGGCGCTACTATTCAG GTACTCTTGTTTGGTATAATAGCCATAGAGATCAAGAGAAAGGCCCCTCATGCTCACACTGTATGTGAAATCGTGAAAGCTCG CTGGGGCACAGCGGCGCACATTGTCTTCCTCAGTTTCTGCTTTTTGACAAATATTATTGTAACTGCAATGCTGCTGCTCGGAGGTTCTGCTGTCGTAAATGCACTTACAGGAGTAAACATTTATGCTGCTAGCTTCCTTATCCCTCTTGGAGTAATCGTCTACACATTAGCTGGAGGACTAAAAGCGACATTCTTGGCAAGCTACATACATTCTGTTATAG TTCATGTGGTACTAGTCATATTTGTATACCTTGTGTATACAGCCAGCAGTGAGCTTGGTAGCCCAAGCATCGTGTACAACCGCCTTGTAGAGGTAGCGAGTAAATCAAGAATTTGTCAGGAGCCAGTTTCTCATCACGGCCAGTCTTGTGGTCCTGCGAGTGGGAATTACAAAGGGTCGTACCTAACAATGTTGAGCTCCGGAGGACTAGTCTTTGGGATTATCAACATCGTCGGAAACTTTGGCACTGTTTTTGTTGATAAT GGATACTGGGTAAGCGCCATAGCTGCACGGCCTTCGTCAACTCATAAGGGCTACTTGTTAGGTGGGCTTGTCTGGTTTGCAGTCCCATTTTCTTTGGCGACATCATTGGGACTGGGAGCACTGGCCCTTGATCTACCACTAACCGAAAGTGAAGCAAGTCGGGGGCTTGTTCCTCCTGCCACCGCTATAGCTTTGATGGGAAAAGGAGGATCTGTTCTTCTTCTTACTATGCTTTTCAT GGCAGTGACTTCTGCTGGTTCGTCAGAGCTTATAGCAGTATCCTCATTATGCACGTATGATATCTACCGCACATACATAGATCCAAATGCAGATGGAAAGAAAATCCTCAAGGTATCAAGGGGCGTGATCCTTGCTTTTGGTTGTTTTATGGGGCTGCTGGCAGTGATACTAAACAAAGCTGGAGTTTCATTGGGTTGGATGTATCTGGCAATGGGAGTGCTCATCGGTTCAGCAGTTATTCCCATCGCATTCATGCTTCTATGGAGAAAGGCAAACGCGATTGGTGCAATCCTAGGAGCAACTGTTGGCTGTGTTCTTGGGATCATCACATGGCTATCGGTCACGAAAATTGAGTATGGTCGCATAAATCTGGACACAACTGGTCGAAATGCACCAATGCTTGCAGGAAACCTCGTCTCTATACTTAGTGGTGGAGCCATACATGCTATCTGCAGCTTCTTGTCACCACAAAACTACGACTGGGGTACCACTAAGAAGATCACCGTGGTTGAGAAGGCAACGAGTGATCTTCCGGCAGAAGAGTACAAGGAAGAAAAATTACTGAGAGCAAAGGCATGGATAGTGAAATGGGGTGTTGGCTTTACTGTTGTGATCGTTTTACTGTggcctcttctctctcttccggCAG GTGATTTCAGTATAGGGTACTTCACATTCTGGGCGGTCATTGCAATAGCATGGGGCACAATCGGTTCAGTTGCAATCATCGCTTTACCGGTAATAGAAAGCTGGGAAACGATCCAGAGCATAATTCTGGGAATGTTTACAAATGACAGGCTCATGGAGAAGGTTGAAGAAATGAATCTGAAGCTGCACACAATCATGTTGGCCATACCGGAATCGGAGAAGATTTACTTGCTTGAGAAGGAGAAGGCTAAAAAGAAAGAAGCATTGGAGCAAGGAAGCCACTCACTTTCTGCTGCGGGACAACCATGA
- the LOC137710935 gene encoding urea-proton symporter DUR3-like produces MASSWSQCPPFEFASKYYHVAGDGGGCVRQSSFFGGKPVLNQGVGYSVILGFGAFFAVFTSFLVWLEKRYVGSKHTSEWFNTAGRSVKTGLIASVIVSQWTWAATILQSSNVAWEYGVSGPFWYASGATIQVLLFGIIAIEIKRKAPHAHTVCEIVKARWGTAAHIVFLSFCFLTNIIVTAMLLLGGSAVVNALTGVNIYAASFLIPLGVIAYTLAGGLKATFLASYIHSVIVHVVLVIFVYLVYTASSELGSPSIVYNRLVEVASKSRICQEPVSHHGQSCGPASGNYKGSYLTMLSSGGLVFGIINIVGGFGTISVDNGYWVSAIAARPSSTHKGYLLGGLVWFAVPFSLATSLGLGALALDLPLTESEASRGLVPPATAIALMGKGGSVLLLTMLFMAVTSAGSSELIAVSSLCTYDIYRAYIDPNADGKKILKVSRGVILAFGCFMGLLAVILNKAGVSLGWMYLALGVLIGSAVIPIAFMLLWRKANAIGAILGATVGCVLGIITWLSVTKIEYGRINLDTTGRNAPMLAGNLVSILSGGAIHAICSFLSPQNYDWGTTKKITVVEKATSDLPAEEYKEEKLLRAKAWIVKWGVGFTVVIVLLWPLLSLPAGDFSIGYFTFWAVIAIAWGTIGSVAIIALPVIESWETIQSVILGMFTNDRLMEKVEEMNLKLHTIMLAIPESEKIYLLEKEKAKKKEALEQGSHSLSAAGQP; encoded by the exons ATGGCTAGCTCTTGGTCTCAGTGTCCGCCTTTCGAGTTTGCGAGCAAGTACTATCACGTGGCCGGAGATGGAGGTGGCTGTGTGAGGCAAAGCAGCTTCTTTGGAGGCAAACCAGTGCTTAATCAGGGCGTAGGGTATTCTGTTATTCTTGGCTTTGGAGCCTTCTTTGCTGTCTTCACATCTTTCTTG GTATGGCTGGAGAAGCGATATGTTGGTTCCAAGCACACATCTGAATGGTTCAACACTGCAGGAAGAAGTGTTAAAACAGGACTCATTGCCAGTGTGATTGTCTCCCAG TGGACTTGGGCTGCTACAATCTTGCAAAGTTCAAATGTTGCTTGGGAGTATGGAGTAAGTGGACCTTTCTGGTATGCTAGCGGCGCTACTATTCAG GTACTCTTGTTTGGTATAATAGCCATAGAGATCAAGAGAAAGGCCCCTCATGCTCACACTGTATGTGAAATCGTGAAAGCTCG CTGGGGCACAGCGGCACACATTGTCTTCCTCAGTTTCTGCTTTTTGACAAATATTATTGTAACTGCAATGCTGCTGCTCGGAGGTTCTGCTGTCGTAAATGCACTTACAGGAGTAAACATTTATGCTGCTAGCTTCCTTATCCCTCTTGGAGTAATCGCCTACACATTAGCTGGAGGACTAAAAGCGACGTTCTTGGCAAGCTACATACATTCTGTTATAG TTCATGTGGTGCTAGTCATATTTGTATACCTTGTGTATACGGCAAGCAGTGAGCTTGGTAGCCCAAGCATCGTGTACAACCGCCTTGTAGAGGTAGCGAGTAAATCAAGGATTTGTCAGGAGCCAGTTTCTCATCACGGCCAGTCTTGTGGTCCTGCGAGTGGGAATTACAAAGGGTCGTACCTAACTATGTTGAGCTCCGGAGGACTAGTCTTTGGGATTATCAACATCGTCGGAGGCTTTGGCACTATTTCTGTTGATAAT GGATACTGGGTAAGCGCCATAGCTGCACGGCCTTCGTCAACTCATAAGGGCTACTTGTTAGGTGGGCTTGTCTGGTTTGCAGTCCCATTTTCTTTGGCGACATCATTGGGACTGGGAGCACTGGCCCTTGATCTACCACTAACCGAAAGTGAAGCAAGTCGGGGACTTGTTCCTCCTGCCACCGCTATAGCTTTGATGGGAAAAGGAGGATCTGTTCTTCTTCTTACTATGCTTTTCAT GGCAGTGACTTCTGCTGGTTCGTCAGAGCTTATAGCAGTATCCTCATTATGCACGTATGATATCTACCGCGCATACATAGATCCAAATGCAGATGGAAAGAAAATCCTCAAGGTATCAAGGGGCGTGATCCTTGCTTTTGGTTGTTTTATGGGGCTGCTGGCAGTGATACTAAACAAAGCTGGAGTTTCATTGGGTTGGATGTATCTGGCACTGGGAGTGCTCATCGGTTCAGCAGTTATTCCCATCGCGTTTATGCTTCTATGGAGAAAGGCAAACGCGATTGGTGCAATCCTAGGAGCAACTGTTGGCTGTGTTCTTGGGATCATCACATGGCTATCGGTCACGAAAATTGAGTATGGTCGCATAAATCTGGACACAACAGGTCGAAATGCACCAATGCTTGCAGGAAACCTCGTCTCTATACTTAGTGGTGGAGCCATACATGCTATCTGCAGCTTCTTGTCACCACAAAACTACGACTGGGGTACCACTAAGAAGATCACCGTGGTTGAGAAGGCAACGAGTGATCTTCCGGCAGAAGAGTACAAGGAAGAAAAATTACTGAGAGCAAAGGCATGGATAGTGAAATGGGGTGTTGGCTTTACTGTTGTGATCGTTTTACTGTggcctcttctctctcttccagcAG GTGATTTCAGTATAGGGTACTTCACATTCTGGGCGGTCATTGCAATAGCATGGGGCACAATCGGTTCAGTTGCAATCATCGCTTTACCGGTAATAGAAAGCTGGGAAACGATCCAGAGCGTAATTCTGGGAATGTTTACAAATGACAGGCTCATGGAGAAGGTTGAAGAAATGAATCTGAAGCTGCACACAATCATGTTGGCCATACCGGAATCTGAGAAGATTTACTTGCTTGAGAAGGAGAAGGCTAAAAAGAAAGAAGCATTGGAGCAAGGAAGCCACTCACTTTCTGCTGCGGGACAACCATGA
- the LOC137711628 gene encoding F-box/kelch-repeat protein SKIP25-like, which translates to MAMAEAETSRSPSKRTKPSRKDDQHQPLLPGLPDHIAQVCLSLVRPSVLFSVCTSWRRLIYSSSFPPFLSLYALFSSSSSSTSASSSSNSIHFYNFDPISSNWHPLPSTPPDPPLRLFRSHPSFISRNLPIQSVSESGNLILLAATTHNFFPALSRPLVFDPAARDWAFGPPLTTPRRWCAVGALSGVVYVASGIGSHFSIDVARSVEKWDLSKWKKYQVNSNGWEKVSGLRDGRFSRDAIDAVGWRGMLCMVNVKGDTAKEGAVYDVEKDTWQDMPEGMIAGWRGPVAAMDEDVMYVVDEAKGALRRYDPIKDVWEDVFESEGLRGADQIAAGGGRVCVVCGGGIFVVDVLAATPRLWAVETPPGLEAVAIHILPRMSHAD; encoded by the coding sequence ATGGCAATGGCGGAGGCAGAGACTTCCAGATCTCCCTCAAAACGCACAAAACCGAGCCGAAAAGACGACCAACATCAGCCCCTCCTGCCTGGTCTGCCGGACCATATAGCTCAAGTATGCCTCTCCCTCGTCCGCCCTTCGGTTTTGTTCTCCGTTTGCACCTCATGGCGCCGCCTTATCTACTCCTCCTCCTTccctccttttctctctctatacgccctcttctcctcctcctcctcctccacctccgcCTCCTCTTCCTCTAATTCCATTCATTTCTACAACTTTGACCCGATCTCCTCCAACTGGCATCCCCTCCCCTCAACCCCTCCCGACCCGCCTCTCCGCCTCTTCCGAAGCCACCCCTCTTTCATCTCCCGCAACCTACCCATCCAATCCGTCTCCGAGTCCGGAAACCTAATCCTCCTCGCCGCCACTACCCACAACTTTTTCCCCGCTCTCTCTCGCCCTCTGGTCTTCGACCCAGCTGCCAGAGACTGGGCCTTCGGTCCTCCACTCACCACCCCACGCCGCTGGTGTGCAGTCGGAGCGCTGAGCGGCGTTGTCTATGTGGCGAGTGGGATCGGGTCCCACTTCTCGATCGATGTTGCGCGTTCAGTTGAGAAGTGGGACTTAAGCAAATGGAAAAAGTATCAAGTTAATTCGAATGGTTGGGAAAAAGTGAGCGGGCTTCGAGATGGGAGATTCAGCAGAGATGCGATCGACGCAGTGGGATGGAGAGGAATGCTCTGCATGGTCAATGTTAAGGGAGACACTGCAAAAGAGGGAGCTGTCTACGATGTGGAGAAGGACACGTGGCAAGACATGCCGGAAGGGATGATTGCAGGGTGGAGAGGACCGGTGGCAGCCATGGATGAGGACGTGATGTACGTGGTGGACGAGGCCAAGGGTGCCCTGAGAAGATACGATCCCATCAAGGATGTGTGGGAAGACGTTTTCGAGTCCGAGGGGTTGAGAGGAGCTGATCAGATCGCTGCCGGAGGCGGAAGAGTTTGCGTTGTTTGTGGTGGTGGGATATTTGTGGTTGACGTGTTAGCGGCGACGCCGAGGCTTTGGGCTGTGGAAACGCCTCCGGGACTAGAGGCGGTGGCGATCCATATCTTGCCCAGAATGAGCCACGCGGattga